The window CGAATAAAAAGATCCTATATGCTCATGCAAATTATGGGAAAGTTTGTATGAGCATGTAGAATCTTCACATATTTCCTGGGAAATTTTTTGTGAATTAGGTTTACCCGTTTGTGCTATGGGTATTTTAAAATTATCTACACGAAAAGGCTGGGTAATACGTATAATAGAACAAGAAAAATAAAGGAAAAGGTCAAAAATAGTGTTTTAGATGCTTGTATGTAGTCGAATTACATTGTATGATGAATATTGTTTTGAATACCTAAAATTGACATCATACGTATTCTTTTATATAAAGCAAATGGATAATGAACGCGGAGGGAAAGTAGTGGACAAAATCGTTGTTAAAGGTGGCCAAACGTTAAACGGGAAAGTACGAGTAGAAGGTGCAAAAAATGCAGTACTACCAGTATTAGCTGCAGCTCTACTTGCTACTAAAGGCAAAAACGTTATTAAGGATGTACCGACACTTGCAGATGTTTTGACAATAAATGAAGTATTGAAAAGTTTAAATACAGAAGTTAGTTATAACCCGGAAAAGAATGAAGTAATCATTGATTCGCAAAAGAAACTATCTAGTGAAGCCCAATTTGAGTATGTGCGTAAAATGCGCGCATCTATACTTGTAATGGGTCCAATTTTAGCGAGAAATGGGTTTGCTCGTGTAGCACTTCCTGGCGGTTGTGCAATAGGCTCACGTCCGATTGATCAACATTTAAAAGGTTTCGAAGCAATGGGTGCAGTAATATCATTTGGACATGGATTTGTTGAAGCAACTACAAATGGACGTCTAAAAGGTGCCAAAATTTATTTGGATGTTCCTAGCGTAGGTGCAACGGAAAATATTATGACTGCTGCGGCATTAGCGGAAGGTACAACAATTATCGAAAATGCTGCTAAAGAACCGGAAATTGTCGATTTAGCTAACTTTATCAACGAAATGGGTGGATTGGTAAAAGGTGCAGGAACCGACACTATTCGCATTGAAGGTGTGCAGGAACTACACGGCACAGAACACCATATCATACCAGATCGTATCGAAGCGGGAACATTCATGGTCGCTGCTGCAATAACAAAGGGTAATGTGCTCATTGAAAATGCAGTACCTGAACATATGACAGCACTTATATCTAAAATGCAAGAAATGGGCATTGAAATTACCGAAGAGGAACATGGTCTTCGTGTACGCTCTGAAGGAAATTTAAAATCAGTTGACATCAAAACGATGCCACACCCAGGTTTCCCAACAGATATGCAATCTCAAATGATGGCGTTAATGATGACTGCTCATGGAACTGGCATTATAACAGAAACAGTATTCGAAAATCGCTTCATGCACGTGGAAGAATTCCGCAGAATGAATGGTAACATGAAAATCGAAGGACGTTCTGTCATTATGGAGTCTCCATCTGACCTACAAGGTGCAGAAGTTGCAGCAACCGACCTTAGAGCGGCAGCAGCACTTATTATTGCAGGATTAGTCGCTGAAGGAATCACTCGTGTTACGGAGCTCTACCACCTTGATAGAGGATATGTCGATTTTGACAAAAAATTGGCAGCATTGGGCGCAGACATCGAACGTATTGGTAGCGAATCAGCTGAGAAAAAAATGCAATTGATATAACACTATATGTAAAGCACTACGCATGTATACATGTGTAGTGCTTTTTCGTGTATGTTATTGGGGTGCTCTCATATAACACAAGTACTCTCTCTCATAGGATAGATTTGCTATCGTATAACCTCAAATCACCATTGAAGGATGCTTGTTATTGATCAAAATTCAATTAGTAGTTTGATATTTAATAGAATCATTAGTCTCTCCATACGAGCATATAGTAATTCTATGAAACAAAACATACTCTTTATAATCTTATGCGTAGCCCTCTTGTTTTTGCCCTTTTTATTAATAAAAGAGAAACCAAAAGAAGAAACAGTACCATCGCCAACATCAGAACTCGAAATTGCTTGTCCAATACTAATCGAAGTGAAAGGGGTTAAGGAGAAAATTCCTCTAGAAAGTTATGTACTTGGAGTTGTGGCTGCTGAAATGCCGGTAACTTTTCATGAAGAGGCATTAAAGGCTCAATCTATAGCGGCAAGGACATATGTGCTAAGAGATACGAATTATGGACAAAAAACAATCGATCCAACAGTATTGAAACAGGTCTATGCTAGTGAATCAGATCGAAAGAAAAAGTGGGGGGCCTCCTTCCAACAATATGAGGACAAGCTAAAGAAGGTTATCGCTGCGACAGAGGGAGAAATTATCGTCTATAAAGATCAACTAATCACAGCGATGTTCTTTTCTTCCAGCAACGGTCAAACGGAAAGTGCTGAAAATTATAGCGGAAATGTGATTCCTTACTTAGTATCTGTACCAAGTAAATCAGAGGAAATATATGCTCCAAATAGGACAAAGCAGTTTGAATTTACACATGGAGAATGGTCGAAAGCCTTTAATATGAAATGGAATTCTAACATACCTAAAACCTTCAAAGTACGAAAGACTGATACGAACCGAGTGGAATCAATCCAAATGGATGGAAAGTCGTGGACAGGCCGTGAAGTTCGAACACTTTTAGGTCTACCATCTACTGATTTCACCATAACGTTTCAATCTGATAAAGTAGTAGTTGATACGGTTGGATATGGTCACGGGGTAGGGATGAGTCAGTACGGCGCGGAGGTACTTGCCAATGATTCCGTATTGGCAGTCGATATTTTACTTCACTACTATAAAGGTACAGAAATAAAAAAATTTTCACCATGTTTAAAATCTCCTTGATTTGCAAACAATGCAAATAGAGGTGATGAAAATGAGAGAAGAACAAAAGAACAATACTTCTCAGAAGAAGAATAATAACCCGAAAAAGCCGTGGTTTTGGCCACTAATTTATGCAGGTTTTTCGGTAGCTTTTGTAGGAATGATTTGGGGCTACAATGTTTATGTCAGTGATGATTCAGCAAAGGATTCAGAATGGACAGATGCAAGTAAAGACCCCGATTCAGTATCGATTGAAACAAATGCCCAAGCAGAATCGATGAAATACCCTTTTAAAGAGGCTCTGCATGATAGCGTTGAAATCGTACAGCACTATTACGATATGGAAGCAGATGAGTCGACTCGTGAAAAGTCGATACTCGTATTCGATCATAGTTATGTGATGAATACAGGTGTATCTCTATCTATAAATAGTGAGCCATTTGAAGTAGTTGCAGCAATGAGTGGAAAAGTAGAGGAAGTCAATTTAGATCCATTTGTTGGAGATGAAATCGTCTTGTCACATGCAAATGGTATGGTAACCAAATATCGCTCTGTCACTGGTATTCTAGTAAAAGCTGGAGACGTTGTAGAACAAGGAGACTCTCTTGCAACGGCAGCTGAAAATGAATGGAACCCAACTGCTGGTGTCCATCTACATTTTGAAGTACTGCAAGATGGCGTTTTAGTAAATCCAGAGACCTTACTAGCTTTTTAATTCATAATAGCTAAGACGTATGCATAAATTGATGGAAAGTGTTCCTTTACTAACGAAAGGAAGAGTTAGTGCACGAAACGATTCGTCATAGATGCATACGTTTAGGTGAAATGGTCATTGAGACCAAAAAAACTGTCCGTGCTATCGCAAGCACAACCGGTCATTCCAAAAGCACTGTGCATAAGGATTTGACGGAAAGACTCCACTTAGTAGATCCGCAACTGGCAAAAGAAGTAAAAGAAATTTTAGCGTATCATAAATCGGTCAGGCATTTACGAGGTGGAGAAGCGACGAAAAGAAAGTGGAAAACGAAAAAAGAAGATAGAAGAGGTCGTGATTAGTAAGTGATCACGGCTTTTTCTTATTTGTCTGTAAATGCATAGTCTCGTATCCGTCGCAATTGGCTCGAATACCTATATACTCTCCAAATCAATACTTAGTCGCACGACTAGTAGTAGTTTAGACCTTAATTTCATTCCATTTTTTCACATATTTTATTGTTAAATAAAGTGTATTTCTAGTAAAACTATGATAAAATTTAAAGTTAGAGACGTATCGATTAATATACATAAAGGTTTTAGCTGGGAAGGAGAAACATTAGTAATGTTTGCAAAGGATATTGGAATTGATTTAGGTACAGCAAATGTATTAATACACGTAAAAGGAAAAGGGATTGTTTTAAACGAACCCTCAGTCGTTGCCATAGATAGAAATACAAAAAAGGTACTTGCAGTTGGAGAAGAAGCAAGACAAATGGTCGGGAGAACTCCAGGGAATATAACAGCAATTCGACCGCTTAAAGATGGTGTGATTGCTGATTTTGACGTGACGGAAGCAATGTTAAAGCATTTTATCAATAAATTAAATGTAAAAGGATTTTTATCCAAGCCGCGCATTTTAATCTGCTGTCCTACAAATATTACGAGTGTAGAACAGAAGGCAATACGCGAAGCAGCTGAGAAGTCTGGCGGGAAGAAAGTCTATTTGGAAGAGGAGCCAAAAGTTGCCGCAATCGGTGCAGGAATGGATATTTTCCAACCGAGTGGTAACATGGTTGTTGATATTGGTGGAGGTACAACAGATGTTGCAGTACTTTCCATGGGGGATATCGTAACGAGTGAATCGATTAAAATTGCGGGAGATGTTTTTGACAATGACATCCTTCAATATATAAAAAAAGAGTACAAGCTTCTAATAGGGGAACGTACTGCTGAAAATATTAAAATTTCAATAGGAACCGTTTTTCCAGATAGTCGTCACGAAGAGATGGACATTCGTGGACGTGATATGGTCACAGGACTTCCTAGAACAATAACAATTAGATCTGAAGAAATAGAAAAAGCCTTGAAAGAATCGGTTACGGGTATTGTACAAGCTGCAAAAAATGTACTAGAAAAGACACCACCTGAGCTATCTGCAGATATTATTGATCGCGGAGTTATCATAACAGGAGGTGGAGCACTTTTACACGGTATGGACCATTTGTTGATGGAGGAGTTAAAAGTACCGGTATTCATAGCTGAAAACCCAATGGATTGTGTTGCAATAGGAACGGGGATTATGTTAGATAATATTGACAAAATATCAAGAAGATAAATGCGATTTATTTGCGAGCACAAGAATATAATGCCCGTATACTAAGTTTGCATTAAACAGAGTGGAGGCTTTCTTATGTTTCGCGGATTTACTACAGTTGCATCAGGCATGATTGCACAACAGCGTAGAACAGAACTATTAACAAATAATATGGCCAATGCAAACACACCAGGATTCAAAGCAGATCAATCGACGATACGCTCGTTTCCAGATATGCTTATGTCCAGACTTGGACCTACTCAAATCCCTACAAAGGATCCGATTAGCGGAAAATATGCATCCGAAGTTGGTGCAATTAGTACGGGTGTGTACATGCAAGAAACAATGGCTTTAATGACTCAAGGACAACTACTGCAAACAGATTTAAACACAGATATAGCATTAATCGATGGTTCACTACCAGTGGATGAAGAGACAGGTCAAACAGGAGCAGTATTTTATCGTTTACAGCATCCAACTGAAGGGGAAGCATACACTCGAAATGCGAATTTCACGCTAGATGGAGCAGGATACTTAACTAATCCCCAAGGTCTGTATGTACTGGATTCAGAAGGGCAACCGATTCAGCTTCAAAATGATGATTTTCAAGTGGATTCAAGTGGTCAGATCCTTGTAGACAATGCTGCAGTAGCCCGAATTGGTGTATCCTTTTCTGCGCAGCCTAATACGCTTATAAAGCAAGATAACGGTTTATTCCAAACAGTGGACGGTGTTGACCTTCCATCTGCATATGATAGAGATAATGTTACTTTTTCGATGCAACAAGGATATATTGAAGGTTCAAATGTAGACACTGCCAGAACAATGACAGATATGTTAACTGCGTATCGTGCATTTGAAGCAAACCAAAAAATACTGCAAGCATACGATAGAAGTATGGACAAAGCTGTTAACGAAGTGGGCCGTGTGAATTGATAAAGCTATCACAATCTTTAACCATGAAAAGAGGTAGGCTTAAATGCTACGCACGATGATTACAGCGACAAATACAATGTCGCAACTACAAAGCCAAATAGATATTATCGGGAATAATCTTTCAAATACAGGTACTCATGGCTATAAAGCGAAGGATGCAAAATTCCAAGAATTATTATATCAACAATACAATAATGATAAATTAGATAGAGTAGAACGAGATTCACCTACAGGAATCCGCTATGGTGTTGGTGCAGCACTTGCGCAGACGCAAATGAACTGGAAGCAAGGAAGCCTCCAATCTACAGACCGCGATTTAGATTTCGCTTTTCAAGAGCCAAAGCAATATTTTAATGTGCTTATGCCTGATGGTGTGGACGGGCAACAGACAGCTTATACCCGTCAAGGTGCCTTTTATGTTTCGCCAATGGAAAATGGAGAGCTTATGTTAGTGAACGGTGATGGTTATCCAGTAGCCAATTCAGGTGGTCAAGCAATTACTATTCCTGATGGCGTTACGGCTTTCACTGTAAATGAAACAGGAATTCTAACGGCAACATATCCAGACGGTACTACACAGCAACGTGAATTAGCAGTTTCTGTGTTACAAAAGCCGAATGCGATGGAGCATTTATCTGCAACATATATTGCTATGCCGAAAAACCTACAAGAATTAGGTTTAAATGCAGAAGATATTATGACAGATCTACAAGGTGCAGATCGTGGCGAAATAGCTATGGCAAATGGTATGTTAGAGTTGTCTAATGTGGATACATCAAAAGAGATGACGGATCTTATGACAGCGCAACGTTCTTATCAGTTCAATGCCCGTTCCATTACAATTGCGGACCAAATGCTGGGACTTATTAATGGCATTAGATAATTATTCGTGTAAGGAGTTGTGTTTATGACAGAAGAAAGTAAAATTTCTGCTAGACAACAGCGAAGATTAGAAAAAGAACAAGAAAAGGCCCATGAACAAGCAACAACGACTGGAACAACCAAATGGGTTCAAATCCGCATGTTTCCTATTTGGTTGCGTATCCTACTCGTTATTCTATTCTTTGCTGGAGCAGCAATGGCAGGTCTAATGGTTGGCTATGGCGTACTAGGTGATGGTGAACCAAAGGACGCATTAAAATGGGATACATACCAGCATATGATTGATATTAAAGATGGAAAATAATCTTTTGGAGGATGATTCTATGTTAACAACAGAGCAAGTTCAAGCAATTTTACCTCACCGTTATCCATTTCTTATGATAGATAAAATTCTAGAAGTTGAAGAAGGAAAGCGTGCGGTAGGATTAAAAAATGTAACGATTAACGAAGAGTTCTTCAATGGTCATTTCCCAGGATATCCAGTAATGCCCGGAGTACTAATAGTAGAGGCTCTTGCTCAGATAGGGGCAGTCGCTGTCCTTCAAATTCCTGAGAATAAAGGAAGACTCGCATTCTTTACTGGGATTGATAATTGCCGATTTAAACGACAAGTGAAGCCGGGAGACCAATTAAAACTAGAGGTTGAATTGACAAAACTTCGTGGAACTATGGGAAAAGGTCACGGAATCGCAACAGTAGATGGAGAATTGGTGTGTGAGGCAGATATATTATTTGCACTTGGACCTGTTGTGGAGCAACAATAATTTGCAAAATGGTGTTATATCATATAAAATAAGTTGGATTATTTAGAAATACTTATGCGTTGTAATAATGTAGGAGGTTTTATGCTTCATGTATAATGAGTTGTCATCAGGGATTAAAAGTAGTATTACTAGATCAATAACTAAGGCATTTGAAATATATATGACGAATATCAGTTGGGATGAAGAACTTTTTAATATTGAAGACTTTGTTAAAAGTTGGCAGTTGTATATTTTTGAATCTGCCACTTGGTTTGAGAAAGTACCTCAAGAGGTAAAAGAGAGTCCAGAGTTCCATGAAGAAATAGCACTAAAAATAAATGCTTCTATCGAGAAAATTTTATCAGAGCCAGTTAATGAGGATTTAATTGCTTCCATTGAGATTATGCAAGATCAATTAGATACCCATTATAAATATGGCTGCAAAGCAGAAGCATTATACGTTGAATCGCTTCTAAAGGAAATGCAAAAACAGGCATAAATGCCATAGGATAGTTCCTTTTTTCTTGGATAACCTATCGTAAGTCACAAATAAGTGATGACGATATCTAAGAAAGGAGGAATTTTTTTATGTGGAAAAAAGTCGTTCCTACTGTTGCTTTATGCTCTTTTTTATTAGTTGGGTGTAACAATGCAAACGATGATGTTGTCCCTGAAACCAATGAAACCCCTATGGAGGATGTGCGAGATGATGTAAATACTCTATCGCCGAACACAGACAACGGGATGAATGACAATGGGAATGGAACATTAAACGATGGAACTATCGACGATGGAACCAACAATAACGGAACAACTAATAATGGCACAATGGACGGCCAGCCAGGTATCAACGATAATACTAATGGCACTGTACCAAACGACGATAAATGGATCAAAGAACCAAGCACAGAGCTCGAAAATGATGATGATGAATTGATAAATGATAAAGACAATAATATGAAATAATTTGTGAGTAAAAAGAAGATGCTGATTCCTAAAAGCTTAGGGTCAGCATCTTTTTCCTATTATAGATACTATCTATTCGCCAGACATCCCTAAATAATTGATGGAGCAAAGCAAGTAAATTGTATTCGACTGCCTATGGAGCTTATCCTGGCAAACATTTTCTCCAACAAAAAATCCCCGCAGAATTCACAGGGATCTCCGTAACAATAGCATGAAGTGCATTAAAATTTTATTAGCAAAAAATAGTACAAGGCCACGAACTATTGATTCTTCCTCAAGGTAGGTCGAGTTTTCATATCATTTTCAAATTTAGAAAGTAAATCCTCGCCTGTTAAGCCATCTTCGATTAGTTGCGCTAGCAGAGACTCTGCATATTTTCTTCTTACTCGTTTCAATGTACCTCTAAGTAACACGGAAAGATGATTGCCGATTTGTTTAACAGAATAGGTCACCACTTCAAAATGAGCGGGTTCGTTTTCTGGATAAGAAATAATCACTTTCACATCATATACTTCATTAGACATTTTTAATTCATTAAAATAATTTTCGTATTTTTGATCTGTAAATAGTTCTAATATCCAAGAACGGCTAGAATTTTCCTGGTTGATCACAATGCCATCCTCAATTGTTATTGGCACTTCTTCATGGTCCGAAATAATACTCACTGAAATCATTTTAAATGTTTTCATGCACAAATCCCCTTTGGAAAAGCATTAATTAGTTTCCATTATAACATAGGTAATTCAGCGGAAAAAATAATTGTACAAACTACCAAAATACCATTATTGAAAGATTAGAAAGTTGATATAGCAAGTGTTTAAAGAAAGTCGGTTTAAGGAATTAAATTTTGGTCTTGAAAAATGCTTGTAAACTAAATTGTAAGCTTTTGCCAACAATTTATTCTGTCAGTATGATTGGGCTAATGCTAGTAAAGGAGGTGACAAATTGAACACTGTTTCGATAATCGGACGTATGACGAAATCACCACAATTAAAGCATTTGTCAGAAGGGAGGATGCAAACGAATTTCGTAGTCGCGGTGAATAAAAGCTATAAAAATGATGAAGCAGACTTTGTGTTATGTACAATTTGGGGGAAGCTCGCTGAAACGACCGTCAAGTATTGTGGTAAAGGGTCTCTTGTCGGGATAACAGGTAGACTTAATACAAGGTCGTATGAGAAGGAAGAGGGAGCTAGGGTTTTCGTTACAGAAATAGTTGTGGAGGACATCCGATTTTTAGCAACAAAGAAACGAGACGAGGAACAGGTCCAACAACAAAATAAGAATAATGAGAGTGATTTTGAATTTCCAGTAACACCACCAAACCAACTACCAGTTTAATGATTGATAAGGCCGCAATCCTATTCAATGATTATCAAAAGAGGAAAACCCTGACCAAAAATATGCTTGGTCAGGGTTTATAAAAATATTATTAAATAGACAGTGTAAGTAAATCTTTTAAGTCATTATCTGACATTTCAGTGATCCACTGACTAGAATGGATTAACTCCTCTGATAGCGCCTGTTTCTCAACTAGGAGCTTATCAATTTTTTCTTCAATTGTTCCAATTGTGATGAATTTATGGACATGAACAAAGTTCGTCTGTCCAATCCGGTAAGCACGATCGGTTGCTTGGTTTTCAACTGCAGGATTCCACCATCGATCGGCATGGAGCACATGGCTTGCCGCAGTTAAGTTTAAGCCAGTTCCGCCAGCCTTCAACGATAATAAGAATACAGGAAACTCTTTTGCTTGGAATGCTTCTACCAAATGATCACGCTGGTTTTTAGGCATACTACCAGTCAAAAACGGAGCATCAATTTCATATAGCTCTGTTAAACAATGCTGTAGTAAATGTCCCATCCCAATATATTGAGTAAAGATTAGACATTGCTCACCGCGCGCTGCAATTTCTCCGGCAAGTGTCACAATTTGAGCCAGCTTCTCTGAACGCTCAAGCATATCGTCTGCATCATCAAAGGGCTCTTTTAAATAGAGTGCAGGGTGATTACAAAGCTGTTTCAGTTTGCTTAGCATTTTGAGAATTAGGCCCTTTTTCTCGAACCCAGTAAGTGTGTCGAGCTTGCTTACGGTTTCTTGTATGAGTGATTCATACAAAGCTGCCTGCTCTGTTGTAAGGGCACAATACTCTCTTTGCTCTAACTTTTCTGGTAAGTTAAGCTGAAGCTCTGGATCTTGTTTCGTTCTTCTTAATAGGAAAGGTTGAATTTTCACTCGTAATTTATGTTTCGTTGCATCGGAATTATCTCGTTCAATAGGTGCTATATAATTTTCTTGAAACTTACGGAACGAGCCTAAATAACCTTTATGGATAAAGTCAAAGATAGACCATAGCTCCGATAATCTGTTTTCTACAGGTGTACCAGTTAGCGCGATATGATGATCACCAGTTAACTTTCGAATAGCACGTGATTGTTTAGTATGCATATTTTTAATGTTCTGTGCCTCATCTAACGTAGTACTGGTCCATACAATTTCAGAAAGAGAATCGATATCTTGCATAGCAGTTCCAAATGTAGTGAGGACAACATCACTCGTCATATCTATCTCTTTTGTTCGAGAAGACCCGTAATGTGTCTGTACTTTAAGTGAAGGAGCAAACTTCGCAATTTCTTTCTGCCAGTTTCCTAACACAGAAGTGGGACAAATAATAAGCGAAGGCGTCGGTTGCTCTGTATTTTCATGGACATGCAGTAAATAAGATATCAACTGTACAGTTTTTCCGAGACCCATATCATCCGCTAGGCAGGCTCCAAATTTTTCATTTCGCATAAAGACGAGCCATTCTAATCCTTGCTGCTGATAAGGGCGTAAAGTCGTCAACAAATTAGGAGAAATCTCTACCGAAGGGAAACCTTTTTTCTCCGAGAGCTGTGTCATAAGAGTTTGCAATGATTTTTGCATTTCAAATTCAAATAATGGATCCACATCATTTTCCTCTTCGTCGTCAAGCGCGAGTGCAAGCTCTTCAGGGATTTCACGGAACAATAGCTCTTTTACAGTCCAATTCTCATCCTCTGATTTTCTTATCAGCTCTCGAACTTCGTGCATCCAAGCGGAATCGATACGAAACCATTCATTGCCAGCCTGTATAAAAGAACGATTTTCATTTACCATCTGTTGAAACTCATCGACTGAAATTTCTTGACCGTTCAAAGAAAAACTCCAATTAAATTGCAGTATTTCATTTAGACCTGCAGTAGTTTTATATGAATTGGCTGTCTTAGCGACCGTTTTAACACGCATTTTTGAATCTTTTACCGCCTTCAACCACGCAGGAAGAACAATCTCAAATCCGAGTGCCTGTAGTTTCACTAAATCATCACGAAGAAACATTCGTACTTCTTCATCAGTTAATGTGGAAGAATAGAATGTTTCTGGATTTGTTTGATCGATGGAAGAAATAAGAGAAAACATTTTTGACTGTGTTTCTTCTATAAAATCACTAAACTCAACCCATTTATCAGGAAGTGCTTTATCTATGGGTAATGATTTCTTTCGGTATGCAGGTGTCCAGTAAACACTGCTTTTTTTCCCGCGAACCACTGTTTCAAGCAACCATGTATCCTCCATCGCTTCTGGTTCTGACAATCTAAGTGCAACTAATAAGCTTGGATGAGTAGCCTGAGACTTGATCGGCCAGCCCCCTCGCTTGAAAAATGGTATAAGTGGCTCAATGTCCTCCATTGATAGCCCAGCTTGGA is drawn from Psychrobacillus sp. INOP01 and contains these coding sequences:
- the murA gene encoding UDP-N-acetylglucosamine 1-carboxyvinyltransferase, with protein sequence MDKIVVKGGQTLNGKVRVEGAKNAVLPVLAAALLATKGKNVIKDVPTLADVLTINEVLKSLNTEVSYNPEKNEVIIDSQKKLSSEAQFEYVRKMRASILVMGPILARNGFARVALPGGCAIGSRPIDQHLKGFEAMGAVISFGHGFVEATTNGRLKGAKIYLDVPSVGATENIMTAAALAEGTTIIENAAKEPEIVDLANFINEMGGLVKGAGTDTIRIEGVQELHGTEHHIIPDRIEAGTFMVAAAITKGNVLIENAVPEHMTALISKMQEMGIEITEEEHGLRVRSEGNLKSVDIKTMPHPGFPTDMQSQMMALMMTAHGTGIITETVFENRFMHVEEFRRMNGNMKIEGRSVIMESPSDLQGAEVAATDLRAAAALIIAGLVAEGITRVTELYHLDRGYVDFDKKLAALGADIERIGSESAEKKMQLI
- the spoIID gene encoding stage II sporulation protein D, with translation MFLPFLLIKEKPKEETVPSPTSELEIACPILIEVKGVKEKIPLESYVLGVVAAEMPVTFHEEALKAQSIAARTYVLRDTNYGQKTIDPTVLKQVYASESDRKKKWGASFQQYEDKLKKVIAATEGEIIVYKDQLITAMFFSSSNGQTESAENYSGNVIPYLVSVPSKSEEIYAPNRTKQFEFTHGEWSKAFNMKWNSNIPKTFKVRKTDTNRVESIQMDGKSWTGREVRTLLGLPSTDFTITFQSDKVVVDTVGYGHGVGMSQYGAEVLANDSVLAVDILLHYYKGTEIKKFSPCLKSP
- a CDS encoding M23 family metallopeptidase, yielding MREEQKNNTSQKKNNNPKKPWFWPLIYAGFSVAFVGMIWGYNVYVSDDSAKDSEWTDASKDPDSVSIETNAQAESMKYPFKEALHDSVEIVQHYYDMEADESTREKSILVFDHSYVMNTGVSLSINSEPFEVVAAMSGKVEEVNLDPFVGDEIVLSHANGMVTKYRSVTGILVKAGDVVEQGDSLATAAENEWNPTAGVHLHFEVLQDGVLVNPETLLAF
- a CDS encoding sporulation transcriptional regulator SpoIIID, encoding MHETIRHRCIRLGEMVIETKKTVRAIASTTGHSKSTVHKDLTERLHLVDPQLAKEVKEILAYHKSVRHLRGGEATKRKWKTKKEDRRGRD
- a CDS encoding rod shape-determining protein translates to MFAKDIGIDLGTANVLIHVKGKGIVLNEPSVVAIDRNTKKVLAVGEEARQMVGRTPGNITAIRPLKDGVIADFDVTEAMLKHFINKLNVKGFLSKPRILICCPTNITSVEQKAIREAAEKSGGKKVYLEEEPKVAAIGAGMDIFQPSGNMVVDIGGGTTDVAVLSMGDIVTSESIKIAGDVFDNDILQYIKKEYKLLIGERTAENIKISIGTVFPDSRHEEMDIRGRDMVTGLPRTITIRSEEIEKALKESVTGIVQAAKNVLEKTPPELSADIIDRGVIITGGGALLHGMDHLLMEELKVPVFIAENPMDCVAIGTGIMLDNIDKISRR
- a CDS encoding flagellar hook-basal body protein, which translates into the protein MFRGFTTVASGMIAQQRRTELLTNNMANANTPGFKADQSTIRSFPDMLMSRLGPTQIPTKDPISGKYASEVGAISTGVYMQETMALMTQGQLLQTDLNTDIALIDGSLPVDEETGQTGAVFYRLQHPTEGEAYTRNANFTLDGAGYLTNPQGLYVLDSEGQPIQLQNDDFQVDSSGQILVDNAAVARIGVSFSAQPNTLIKQDNGLFQTVDGVDLPSAYDRDNVTFSMQQGYIEGSNVDTARTMTDMLTAYRAFEANQKILQAYDRSMDKAVNEVGRVN
- a CDS encoding flagellar hook-basal body protein — encoded protein: MLRTMITATNTMSQLQSQIDIIGNNLSNTGTHGYKAKDAKFQELLYQQYNNDKLDRVERDSPTGIRYGVGAALAQTQMNWKQGSLQSTDRDLDFAFQEPKQYFNVLMPDGVDGQQTAYTRQGAFYVSPMENGELMLVNGDGYPVANSGGQAITIPDGVTAFTVNETGILTATYPDGTTQQRELAVSVLQKPNAMEHLSATYIAMPKNLQELGLNAEDIMTDLQGADRGEIAMANGMLELSNVDTSKEMTDLMTAQRSYQFNARSITIADQMLGLINGIR
- a CDS encoding DNA-directed RNA polymerase subunit beta, whose amino-acid sequence is MTEESKISARQQRRLEKEQEKAHEQATTTGTTKWVQIRMFPIWLRILLVILFFAGAAMAGLMVGYGVLGDGEPKDALKWDTYQHMIDIKDGK
- the fabZ gene encoding 3-hydroxyacyl-ACP dehydratase FabZ, with translation MLTTEQVQAILPHRYPFLMIDKILEVEEGKRAVGLKNVTINEEFFNGHFPGYPVMPGVLIVEALAQIGAVAVLQIPENKGRLAFFTGIDNCRFKRQVKPGDQLKLEVELTKLRGTMGKGHGIATVDGELVCEADILFALGPVVEQQ
- a CDS encoding YwpF family protein; translated protein: MKTFKMISVSIISDHEEVPITIEDGIVINQENSSRSWILELFTDQKYENYFNELKMSNEVYDVKVIISYPENEPAHFEVVTYSVKQIGNHLSVLLRGTLKRVRRKYAESLLAQLIEDGLTGEDLLSKFENDMKTRPTLRKNQ
- a CDS encoding single-stranded DNA-binding protein, translated to MNTVSIIGRMTKSPQLKHLSEGRMQTNFVVAVNKSYKNDEADFVLCTIWGKLAETTVKYCGKGSLVGITGRLNTRSYEKEEGARVFVTEIVVEDIRFLATKKRDEEQVQQQNKNNESDFEFPVTPPNQLPV